From Novipirellula artificiosorum, the proteins below share one genomic window:
- a CDS encoding ABC transporter ATP-binding protein, translated as MSSNLKQPVPETEDHVQASEPVCVASGLRHTYVDHEALKGVDLKTHAGEIVTLLGPNGSGKTTLFRLLSTLMPIQHGTVRIAGYDSYTNPLAVRRQLGIVFQAPSLDNKLTVDENIACQGALYGMTGKVLERRRDELLEQLKITNRRKDYCETLSGGLKRRVELVKGMLHEPKLLLLDEPSTGLDPGARLDLWAAVREMADEGTSVLLTTHLLEEADKADRVVILHNGQQVEEGTPSQLRSKLGKGVVTIEAEDVAAAERVLRNELGLDPQRLHHQLRLQSDTPAELVPLISDRLGHLLQAITIGRPSLEDVFIAKTGHKFH; from the coding sequence GTGAGTAGTAATCTGAAACAACCCGTGCCTGAAACGGAGGATCACGTCCAGGCATCGGAACCGGTTTGTGTTGCGAGTGGTCTTCGTCACACCTATGTCGATCATGAAGCCCTCAAGGGGGTCGATCTCAAAACCCACGCGGGTGAGATCGTGACGCTGCTCGGCCCAAACGGGAGTGGCAAAACGACATTGTTTCGCTTGTTATCGACGCTGATGCCGATTCAACATGGCACGGTTCGCATTGCTGGCTACGACAGCTACACGAACCCGTTAGCGGTACGCCGCCAATTAGGGATCGTGTTTCAAGCCCCCAGCTTGGATAACAAATTGACGGTTGATGAGAACATCGCCTGTCAAGGTGCTCTGTACGGCATGACCGGCAAGGTGCTTGAACGACGACGAGATGAACTGCTCGAACAACTGAAAATCACGAATCGCCGCAAGGATTATTGCGAAACGCTATCAGGTGGCTTGAAACGGCGAGTCGAGTTGGTCAAGGGCATGCTTCACGAGCCAAAGCTGTTGTTGCTTGACGAGCCGAGCACCGGTTTGGATCCTGGCGCAAGATTGGATCTTTGGGCGGCCGTTCGTGAGATGGCGGACGAGGGCACCTCCGTGCTGCTGACCACGCATCTCCTTGAAGAAGCCGACAAGGCCGATCGCGTTGTGATCCTGCACAATGGGCAGCAGGTCGAGGAAGGCACGCCTTCTCAATTGCGATCAAAACTTGGCAAGGGAGTGGTCACGATTGAAGCGGAGGATGTTGCCGCTGCCGAGCGGGTTCTACGCAATGAACTTGGGCTCGATCCGCAGCGGCTGCATCACCAGTTGCGATTGCAAAGTGACACGCCCGCCGAATTGGTGCCTTTGATTTCCGATCGATTAGGGCACCTCCTGCAAGCGATTACGATTGGGCGGCCGAGTCTGGAAGATGTATTCATTGCCAAGACAGGACACAAGTTTCACTAA
- the glpK gene encoding glycerol kinase GlpK — protein sequence MSVLLSLDQGTTSSRAIVFDRSGSIRGTAQREFTQYYPASGWVEHDPNEIWETQLAVAREAMIHCGVAAADVAAIGIANQRETTVLWDRSTGQPVHPAIVWQDRRTAAHCDALRDAGHTARVQQKTGLLIDSYFCATKLQWLLENVPGVRKRAEHGELAFGTIDSWLFWNLTGGKLHAIDVSNASRTMLMNIESCQWDDELLDLFQIPKPVLPEIFPSSHLYGETDASLLGGSILIGGAAGDQQAALFGQNCTEVGMAKNTYGTGCFMLMNVGERPLHSRCKLLTSVACTTGSERQYALEGSIFIAGAIVQWLRDGLGIIDSSSEIEALASSVADTDGVYLVPALAGLGAPHWDAYARGTIVGLSRGTTRAHIARAALEGIAFQVADVADAMIEDATRPIAQLRVDGGAAANNLLMQFQADILQVPVVRPKIIETTALGAAYLAGLASGFWSDRSELAKVWQTDRVFEPTMSATESQHRRGRWNDALERSRSWEV from the coding sequence ATGAGCGTTCTATTATCCTTGGATCAGGGAACGACAAGTTCTCGTGCCATCGTGTTTGATCGTTCAGGATCCATTCGTGGCACCGCCCAACGCGAGTTCACTCAGTATTACCCTGCATCCGGTTGGGTCGAGCACGATCCGAACGAGATTTGGGAAACCCAATTGGCCGTTGCTCGCGAAGCGATGATCCATTGTGGGGTCGCGGCGGCGGATGTCGCAGCGATTGGCATTGCGAACCAGCGTGAGACCACCGTGCTCTGGGATCGAAGCACCGGTCAGCCCGTTCACCCTGCGATCGTTTGGCAAGACCGACGCACCGCAGCGCATTGCGACGCGCTGCGTGATGCCGGACATACCGCTCGGGTGCAGCAGAAAACTGGATTGCTGATTGATTCCTATTTTTGCGCAACCAAACTCCAATGGCTGCTTGAAAACGTCCCCGGTGTGAGAAAGCGAGCGGAACACGGAGAGCTGGCCTTCGGAACCATCGACAGTTGGCTGTTCTGGAATTTGACGGGCGGAAAGCTTCACGCAATCGATGTCAGCAATGCTTCACGGACGATGTTGATGAACATCGAATCGTGCCAGTGGGACGATGAGCTTTTGGATCTCTTTCAAATCCCCAAGCCCGTGCTTCCTGAGATCTTTCCGTCGAGTCACCTGTATGGGGAAACGGATGCCAGCTTGCTCGGTGGATCGATTTTGATTGGAGGTGCAGCCGGCGACCAGCAAGCGGCGCTGTTCGGACAGAATTGCACCGAGGTGGGGATGGCCAAAAACACCTACGGCACCGGATGCTTCATGTTGATGAATGTTGGCGAGCGACCGCTGCATTCCCGATGCAAACTGTTGACGAGTGTTGCCTGTACCACCGGTTCGGAGCGTCAATATGCATTGGAAGGCAGCATCTTTATCGCGGGTGCGATCGTTCAATGGCTGCGTGATGGCCTGGGAATCATTGATTCGTCGTCGGAAATCGAGGCTTTGGCATCAAGCGTAGCCGACACCGACGGCGTTTATCTCGTTCCGGCGTTAGCGGGGCTCGGTGCGCCCCATTGGGATGCCTACGCACGCGGCACGATCGTGGGGCTGAGCCGCGGTACGACGCGGGCCCATATCGCGCGCGCAGCGCTGGAAGGCATCGCTTTTCAAGTCGCGGATGTCGCCGATGCGATGATCGAGGATGCAACTCGGCCGATCGCTCAACTTCGAGTCGATGGCGGTGCTGCGGCAAACAATCTGTTGATGCAGTTCCAAGCCGACATCCTGCAGGTCCCCGTCGTTCGACCCAAAATCATCGAAACGACCGCACTGGGAGCCGCCTACTTAGCGGGCTTGGCAAGCGGGTTCTGGAGCGATCGATCCGAACTGGCCAAGGTCTGGCAAACCGATCGAGTTTTTGAACCCACGATGTCCGCTACGGAATCCCAGCACCGCAGAGGCCGATGGAACGATGCTCTCGAGCGTTCGCGGTCATGGGAGGTGTAG
- a CDS encoding COX15/CtaA family protein: MGTELARDKQLDAASTSSRTVHRLAVLTVVLIWPLIWVGGLVTTYDAGMAVPDWPNTFGYNLFLYPYKTWLLGPFDLFIEHGHRLLGALVGFTAIGLVVSAAMTENRRWVKILSVVILLLVIIQGGLGGIRVMLSDRVFAMIHGSTAPLVFAIAVAGAVVTSRWWRKYASDSEQGDSAAASFDLPKVPIGAIAVTVILLVTCYIQLVVGAKIRHLQPTDSSTWFLYLVWIHVISAFVIWILTAVVWQRLRGCGDLSLSRNGTLLVGLTAIQVLLGIVTWVVNYGWPSFLKWFPGASGHLVESKNYVDAWLVTAHVATGPLILAMSTVVFLRILRVRYLSRHSSH, encoded by the coding sequence ATGGGCACTGAATTGGCACGAGACAAACAGCTTGACGCTGCTAGCACTTCATCGCGAACCGTTCACCGCTTGGCAGTGTTGACGGTGGTGTTGATCTGGCCCCTGATTTGGGTCGGCGGCTTGGTAACGACCTACGATGCCGGAATGGCTGTCCCCGATTGGCCAAACACCTTCGGCTACAATTTGTTTCTCTACCCCTACAAAACGTGGCTGCTGGGACCGTTCGACTTGTTCATCGAGCATGGTCACCGACTGCTCGGAGCCTTGGTGGGATTCACAGCCATCGGGCTAGTGGTTTCCGCGGCGATGACGGAAAACCGTCGCTGGGTCAAGATCTTGTCGGTCGTGATTCTGCTCTTGGTGATCATCCAAGGCGGGCTCGGTGGCATTCGTGTGATGCTCAGCGACCGTGTGTTTGCGATGATCCATGGCAGCACGGCGCCGCTTGTTTTCGCGATCGCAGTCGCGGGTGCGGTCGTGACGAGTCGTTGGTGGCGGAAATACGCCAGCGACAGCGAGCAGGGCGACTCCGCTGCGGCGAGCTTCGACCTTCCGAAGGTGCCGATCGGGGCGATTGCGGTTACCGTGATCTTGCTGGTGACTTGTTACATCCAGCTTGTGGTGGGGGCGAAAATCCGCCATCTGCAGCCGACGGATTCATCCACCTGGTTTCTGTATCTCGTCTGGATTCATGTGATTTCGGCCTTCGTGATCTGGATCTTGACTGCCGTCGTGTGGCAACGGCTGCGGGGGTGCGGCGATTTGTCGCTCTCACGTAATGGGACCCTTTTGGTTGGATTGACCGCGATCCAGGTTTTGCTGGGAATTGTCACCTGGGTCGTCAATTACGGTTGGCCATCCTTCCTAAAGTGGTTTCCAGGGGCGTCAGGGCATCTCGTTGAGTCGAAAAACTATGTCGATGCCTGGCTGGTTACGGCGCATGTTGCGACCGGTCCGCTGATTCTTGCGATGTCAACGGTGGTTTTCTTGCGTATACTGCGAGTCCGTTACCTGAGCCGGCACTCTTCTCACTAA
- the cyoE gene encoding heme o synthase yields the protein MSTDAFLADPAAAAPALRSASASRDAMVGNPEEDDRDRKPSTLVGEAGQGSRDRSVSSKHPALVQSSTSIKAPLSIKAVASDYVQLTKPRIVTMILVTTVASSAIAAGGMIPTLDLAWLLAGTGMVAASAGAANQIWERVIDCNMLRTATRPLPDRRISVSAATIYTAILGLFGTAILWFRFGPEPAAAGAATWLLYVLVYTPMKTRTSHNTSVGAVAGALPVLIGYTAAGGSVTDWTGWLLFGILAAWQYPHFMAIAWLYRRQYAEAGFCMSTTVDPSGRSAGWQSIAGAIAILVCGVALCLIPEGVLGGMMASLAIVAACLPMLKASLRFATSPDDQIARKLLRSSLLVLPAVLLVVTVRVLA from the coding sequence ATGTCGACTGATGCCTTCCTCGCTGATCCCGCTGCCGCTGCGCCGGCTTTGCGCTCTGCGTCGGCTTCACGCGATGCGATGGTAGGGAACCCAGAAGAAGACGACCGGGATCGCAAGCCTTCCACGCTTGTTGGCGAAGCAGGGCAGGGCAGTCGGGACCGCAGCGTATCATCAAAGCATCCAGCCTTGGTCCAATCGTCGACATCGATCAAGGCGCCCCTCTCGATCAAGGCAGTCGCTTCGGACTATGTCCAGCTGACCAAACCGCGGATCGTGACGATGATTTTGGTCACCACGGTCGCTTCGTCCGCGATCGCCGCGGGCGGTATGATCCCAACCCTTGATTTGGCCTGGCTGTTGGCAGGCACCGGGATGGTTGCCGCCAGCGCGGGTGCGGCAAACCAAATCTGGGAACGAGTGATTGATTGCAACATGCTGCGAACCGCCACCCGACCGTTGCCCGATCGGCGGATATCGGTTTCGGCGGCGACAATCTACACCGCAATCTTGGGTCTCTTCGGCACGGCCATTCTTTGGTTTCGCTTCGGTCCCGAACCTGCCGCGGCTGGTGCAGCGACGTGGCTGCTTTACGTTCTCGTTTACACACCGATGAAGACACGCACCTCACACAACACGTCGGTGGGCGCGGTAGCCGGTGCATTGCCGGTGTTGATCGGTTACACCGCTGCGGGCGGCAGCGTGACGGATTGGACCGGTTGGCTGTTGTTTGGCATTTTGGCCGCTTGGCAGTATCCACATTTCATGGCAATTGCTTGGCTCTACCGACGACAGTATGCCGAGGCCGGTTTTTGTATGTCGACGACGGTCGACCCCAGTGGTAGGTCCGCGGGCTGGCAAAGCATTGCGGGCGCCATCGCGATCCTCGTTTGCGGTGTGGCACTTTGTCTTATCCCCGAGGGGGTGCTCGGTGGAATGATGGCGTCACTCGCGATTGTGGCCGCGTGTCTTCCGATGCTCAAAGCGTCCCTCCGTTTTGCCACGTCGCCCGATGACCAAATTGCCCGAAAGCTACTACGCAGTTCGCTTCTGGTGCTGCCGGCGGTGCTGCTTGTTGTTACCGTGCGAGTCTTAGCGTGA
- a CDS encoding cytochrome c yields MTLERSRSMPMDAALSDTSTAIDDLFGTPDEPRWPVDLLEESVAGLVDSKRLSQAAGPVLSLQDGTQHGLYREHCAVCHGLSGNGNGPASLVQDPYPRDFRHGVFKWKSTERNAPPTRDDLAERIRLGIAGTAMPAYPLLSNKELDCIVDYVIYLSIRGEVERELLAAAVDEMGYEEEPPEEELRLRVPSAEADESLTEGEEVTLEILGDIVGQWAEADEFVLDVPAPPHGKPTASDLAKSIERGRELFHGQIANCVGCHDENGIGQTITLDYDDWSKEYSSRIGLTPSDAEDMKPFRDAGAMMPRRIIPRTLKDGVFHGGGDAETLYRRIVVGIAGTPMPGIDVVETESNRGLTENQVWDLVRYVQSFATQSSEEQR; encoded by the coding sequence ATGACACTTGAACGTAGCCGATCGATGCCGATGGATGCGGCGTTGTCCGATACGTCGACCGCAATTGACGATCTTTTTGGCACGCCTGACGAACCTCGTTGGCCAGTCGATTTGCTTGAAGAGTCGGTTGCCGGGCTTGTCGATTCCAAGCGACTCAGCCAAGCGGCTGGCCCGGTATTGAGCCTGCAAGACGGGACGCAGCACGGTTTGTATCGCGAGCATTGTGCCGTGTGTCACGGACTTTCGGGCAACGGCAATGGGCCTGCTTCGTTGGTCCAAGACCCTTACCCGCGAGATTTTCGCCACGGCGTCTTCAAATGGAAATCAACGGAGCGAAACGCCCCCCCCACTCGTGACGATTTGGCCGAGCGCATTCGTCTTGGGATTGCAGGCACCGCGATGCCAGCGTATCCGCTGCTGAGCAACAAGGAACTCGATTGCATTGTCGACTATGTGATTTACCTGTCGATCCGAGGCGAGGTCGAACGTGAGTTATTGGCGGCGGCCGTTGACGAAATGGGCTACGAAGAAGAACCACCCGAGGAGGAATTGCGGTTAAGGGTCCCTTCCGCCGAAGCGGACGAGTCGCTGACCGAGGGCGAAGAAGTGACGCTAGAAATCCTTGGGGACATCGTCGGCCAATGGGCGGAGGCAGACGAGTTTGTCCTTGATGTTCCTGCACCACCCCACGGGAAACCGACGGCATCCGATTTGGCGAAATCGATCGAGCGTGGCCGCGAACTCTTTCATGGTCAAATTGCCAATTGTGTTGGATGTCACGACGAAAATGGGATTGGCCAAACGATCACGCTCGACTACGACGATTGGTCGAAAGAGTATTCCTCTCGAATTGGGTTGACCCCCTCGGATGCCGAGGACATGAAACCGTTTCGTGATGCGGGCGCCATGATGCCGCGACGCATCATCCCTCGCACACTCAAAGATGGAGTCTTCCACGGTGGCGGTGATGCGGAAACCTTGTACCGCCGCATCGTCGTCGGCATCGCGGGAACTCCGATGCCAGGAATCGATGTGGTCGAAACCGAAAGCAACCGTGGTTTGACCGAAAACCAGGTTTGGGATTTGGTGCGGTATGTTCAGTCGTTTGCAACACAAAGCAGCGAGGAACAGCGATGA
- a CDS encoding ABC transporter permease, translating to MSTITTSDPTPGSTTASAGFAAAWMLARREWTRFFRQRNRVTAAIVQPLLFWLLFGTGLRGSFTGAGDQSFIEFFLPGTVGLILLFTAIFATISVIEDRREGFMQSVLVSPVGRWPVLAGKVLGGSAIAWVQALFFLLLVYVFGAATVGWTIVPLMLLLAIVAAGMCSLGMIVAWPMDSTQGFHAIMMLGLMPMWLLSGSFFPIPAWSDSSFGQMILGGIMRINPLSYAMVEMRRLIYPEVDFSAAGFAPSSMVCWSVTLLATIVISILAWRLVRGSRSVDVLV from the coding sequence ATGAGCACGATCACGACAAGCGATCCGACGCCTGGTTCCACGACCGCGTCAGCTGGTTTTGCTGCCGCATGGATGCTCGCACGTCGAGAATGGACTCGTTTCTTTCGTCAACGAAACCGCGTGACGGCAGCGATCGTTCAACCCTTGCTGTTTTGGCTGCTGTTTGGCACCGGGCTACGAGGTTCCTTTACCGGAGCGGGCGATCAAAGCTTTATCGAGTTCTTTTTACCGGGAACCGTGGGGTTGATCCTGTTGTTCACCGCCATTTTTGCGACGATCTCGGTGATCGAAGATCGTCGTGAAGGCTTCATGCAATCGGTTCTGGTTTCCCCCGTGGGGCGTTGGCCTGTGCTCGCGGGTAAAGTTCTGGGTGGGAGTGCAATTGCTTGGGTCCAAGCGTTGTTCTTTCTTTTGCTCGTCTACGTCTTCGGTGCGGCAACGGTGGGATGGACGATTGTGCCTCTGATGCTTTTATTGGCAATCGTCGCGGCTGGCATGTGTTCGCTCGGCATGATCGTGGCGTGGCCGATGGACTCGACGCAAGGGTTTCATGCGATCATGATGCTCGGGCTCATGCCGATGTGGCTGTTAAGCGGATCGTTCTTTCCGATCCCTGCCTGGAGCGATTCGAGCTTCGGACAGATGATTCTGGGCGGGATCATGCGAATCAATCCGCTCAGCTATGCCATGGTTGAGATGCGACGATTGATCTACCCGGAAGTCGATTTTTCGGCGGCCGGATTTGCGCCGTCAAGCATGGTGTGCTGGAGCGTGACACTGCTCGCGACCATCGTGATCAGCATCCTTGCCTGGCGGCTGGTACGAGGTAGTCGAAGCGTGGATGTTTTGGTCTAG
- the purD gene encoding phosphoribosylamine--glycine ligase — protein MKILVVGSGGREHALAWKIAQSPRVAQVYVAPGNAGTAIDAVNVPIQADDIAGIIQFAKQESIDITVVGPEVPLVLGLVDFMQDAGLRVFGPSKAAAELEGSKVFCKNLLHSADIPTADYRSYRNADDAARYIKDRYSEPNDPVNVVIKADGLAAGKGVIVCDTRSEALEAIDRIAHQREFGEAGKELIIEERLFGQEASVLAITDGETIVTLPAAQDHKPAHDGDTGPNTGGMGAYCPTPIVDEAMMEKVQSDVLVPVVHAMKRARRPFKGVLYAGMMLTSAGPKVLEFNVRFGDPECQPLLMRLKTDLVDIIEATIDGRLAELEPLEWDERPSICVVMASEGYPGSYEKGRTIRGLDRAAALPDVKVFHAGTAMDQDRVVNAGGRVLGVTAIGDSISNAKLKAYTAVKEIRWEGAWCRKDISDKALR, from the coding sequence ATGAAAATTCTAGTTGTTGGCAGTGGTGGGCGTGAACATGCGCTCGCGTGGAAGATCGCTCAAAGTCCCCGTGTTGCTCAGGTTTACGTCGCTCCGGGCAACGCAGGGACGGCAATCGACGCGGTCAACGTCCCGATCCAGGCGGACGACATTGCCGGAATCATCCAGTTCGCCAAACAGGAATCGATCGACATCACCGTTGTCGGGCCCGAAGTGCCGCTTGTGCTCGGATTGGTCGATTTCATGCAAGACGCTGGCTTGAGAGTCTTCGGCCCGAGCAAAGCCGCCGCCGAACTGGAGGGGAGTAAGGTTTTTTGCAAAAACCTGCTGCACTCTGCCGACATCCCCACGGCGGACTATCGATCCTATCGTAACGCCGATGATGCGGCACGCTACATCAAAGACCGATACAGCGAGCCCAATGATCCGGTCAACGTTGTGATCAAGGCGGACGGGTTGGCGGCTGGCAAGGGAGTCATCGTCTGTGACACGCGTAGCGAAGCATTGGAGGCAATCGACCGAATCGCCCACCAACGTGAATTTGGTGAAGCGGGCAAGGAATTGATTATTGAGGAGCGGTTGTTTGGGCAAGAGGCCAGTGTGTTAGCGATCACCGATGGTGAAACCATCGTCACCTTGCCGGCTGCGCAGGACCACAAACCTGCTCATGACGGCGACACAGGACCGAACACCGGAGGCATGGGAGCCTATTGTCCAACGCCCATCGTCGATGAAGCGATGATGGAGAAAGTTCAATCCGATGTGTTGGTGCCCGTTGTCCATGCCATGAAGCGCGCCAGGCGACCGTTCAAGGGTGTTCTGTATGCCGGCATGATGCTGACTTCGGCCGGCCCGAAGGTCTTGGAATTCAACGTCCGTTTCGGCGACCCGGAATGCCAACCGCTATTGATGCGATTGAAGACCGACTTGGTCGATATCATCGAAGCGACGATCGACGGGCGACTTGCCGAATTGGAGCCGCTCGAGTGGGACGAGCGGCCGAGTATTTGTGTCGTGATGGCGAGCGAAGGCTATCCCGGCAGCTACGAAAAAGGACGAACGATTCGCGGGCTTGACCGCGCAGCGGCACTGCCCGATGTCAAAGTCTTCCACGCCGGTACGGCCATGGACCAGGATCGTGTTGTCAACGCCGGTGGTCGTGTCTTGGGCGTGACTGCGATCGGCGACTCGATTAGCAACGCAAAACTGAAAGCGTACACCGCCGTTAAGGAAATCCGTTGGGAAGGAGCCTGGTGCCGTAAGGACATCAGTGACAAGGCACTGCGATAA
- a CDS encoding citrate synthase produces the protein MNHDSHSPQSYELDLGDRKISLPAVVGTENERGFDISKLRDETGVITVDEGYRNTGSVKSAITYIDGENGILRYRGIPIEQLAEKSTFIETALLLMYGELPSDEHLTRFRELLTEHQMIHEGMRNSFLGYPPSGHPMAILSSMINTLSCYSSDVMEMEDEVGFENAAARLLSKIRTVAAYAYKTSMGKPLMYPDPKLSYCRNFLHLMFSLPSNRHEQSDEIVRALSLFLILHADHEQNCSTATVRMVGSSGANLFASCAAGVCALWGPLHGGANVAVMQQLKKIHESGEKIKDLIERVKRKEEKLYGFGHGVYKSYDPRANILRDQVTKIVSKHGRADPLLDVAKQLEEIALSDDYFVSRKLYPNVDFYSGILLRTIGIPLNMYTVMFAMGRMPGWMAQWKEVRDTDSRIYRPRQIYVGPQCRDYVEMKDR, from the coding sequence ATGAACCATGATAGCCATTCCCCACAGTCGTACGAACTGGATCTTGGTGACCGAAAGATCTCGCTACCCGCAGTCGTTGGAACGGAGAATGAACGAGGCTTCGATATTTCAAAGCTTCGCGATGAGACGGGTGTGATCACGGTCGACGAAGGGTATCGAAACACCGGCAGCGTGAAGTCGGCGATCACGTACATCGACGGCGAGAATGGGATTCTTCGCTATCGAGGCATCCCAATCGAACAACTCGCCGAAAAGTCGACGTTCATCGAAACCGCACTGCTGTTGATGTACGGGGAACTGCCCTCGGACGAGCATCTTACACGTTTTCGCGAGTTGTTGACCGAACATCAAATGATTCATGAAGGGATGCGCAATTCCTTCCTTGGATATCCTCCGAGTGGCCATCCGATGGCGATTCTCTCATCGATGATCAACACGTTGTCATGCTACAGCAGCGATGTGATGGAGATGGAGGACGAAGTCGGGTTTGAAAACGCGGCCGCTCGCTTGCTCTCGAAAATCCGCACGGTGGCTGCCTATGCCTACAAGACATCGATGGGAAAACCCTTGATGTATCCGGATCCCAAGCTCAGCTACTGTCGGAACTTCTTGCACCTGATGTTCTCGCTGCCGTCGAACCGCCACGAGCAATCCGATGAGATCGTTCGAGCCTTGTCGCTGTTCTTGATTCTGCACGCCGATCATGAACAGAACTGCTCGACGGCGACGGTCCGCATGGTTGGCTCGTCGGGTGCCAATCTGTTCGCGTCGTGCGCTGCAGGCGTGTGCGCTTTGTGGGGGCCGCTGCACGGTGGGGCCAATGTGGCCGTGATGCAGCAACTAAAGAAAATTCACGAATCGGGCGAAAAGATTAAGGACTTGATCGAGCGTGTCAAACGCAAAGAAGAAAAGCTTTACGGTTTTGGCCACGGGGTCTACAAGAGCTATGATCCGCGAGCCAACATTCTTCGGGATCAAGTCACCAAGATTGTCTCCAAACATGGTCGGGCCGATCCGCTTCTTGATGTTGCCAAACAGCTGGAAGAGATCGCTCTGAGTGATGACTACTTCGTGAGTCGGAAATTATATCCCAATGTTGACTTCTATTCCGGAATCCTGCTCAGGACGATCGGCATCCCCTTGAATATGTACACCGTCATGTTTGCGATGGGACGGATGCCGGGATGGATGGCACAGTGGAAAGAGGTTCGCGACACCGACAGCAGGATTTATCGACCGCGTCAAATTTACGTTGGTCCACAATGCCGTGACTATGTTGAAATGAAAGACCGCTAG
- a CDS encoding methylamine utilization protein, with product MRFEYAGVPKDPALLQVNKDVEYCGKHMLKNERLLVNPDNKGVKDVVVYVYTGRGGSKLDDVPAANTKHVLANDKCRFEPHIVLAQTGDTLEITNPDPVGHNANLNFFKNAAQNFLIPAGGSKTVDLKEEEPAPIPVDCNIHPWMRAYVVVLEHPFVAKSDENGELVIKGLPEGEELTFRVYHEAGRIDEVTVNGKVETWSRSRFDQEIKAGENDMGTVVIPVGALSYD from the coding sequence ATGCGTTTCGAGTATGCAGGCGTACCCAAGGATCCGGCACTGCTCCAAGTCAATAAGGATGTTGAGTATTGCGGGAAGCACATGCTCAAAAACGAGCGACTGCTTGTGAATCCGGACAATAAAGGAGTGAAGGACGTTGTGGTGTATGTCTACACCGGGCGCGGCGGTTCAAAGTTGGACGATGTGCCTGCTGCGAATACCAAGCATGTTTTGGCGAACGACAAGTGCCGCTTCGAACCCCATATCGTGCTCGCGCAAACCGGTGATACGCTGGAAATCACGAATCCCGATCCGGTTGGGCACAATGCCAACCTCAACTTTTTCAAGAATGCAGCTCAAAACTTTCTGATCCCAGCGGGTGGGTCCAAGACCGTTGACTTGAAGGAAGAAGAACCTGCTCCGATTCCAGTCGATTGCAACATTCACCCTTGGATGCGAGCCTACGTGGTGGTGTTGGAGCATCCGTTTGTTGCCAAGAGTGACGAAAATGGTGAACTCGTCATCAAAGGACTGCCCGAAGGCGAAGAGCTAACGTTTCGCGTTTATCACGAAGCGGGTCGGATTGATGAAGTGACGGTCAATGGCAAGGTAGAAACGTGGTCGCGAAGCCGATTCGACCAAGAAATCAAAGCAGGCGAAAACGACATGGGCACGGTCGTGATTCCCGTCGGCGCGCTCAGCTACGACTGA
- a CDS encoding HAD family hydrolase codes for MDDYSQYAGLIFDCDGTLTDSMPLHYEAWLEALSPCGISFSKEKFYSMGGMRSEKIVEVLAAEQSIEADPDQVTAVKEAAFARRIPNIEAREDICQLAKKYHGSIPISVASGGDKEGIKAQLQQIDMLKYFEVIVTAEDTAKHKPEPDVFLKTAELLGVPASGCLVFEDSPLGLEAARRASMDCIDVRDGSFHRAS; via the coding sequence GTGGACGACTACAGCCAGTACGCCGGATTGATCTTTGATTGCGACGGAACCCTTACCGATTCAATGCCGCTGCATTATGAAGCGTGGCTTGAAGCGCTCTCGCCATGCGGCATTTCTTTTTCGAAAGAAAAGTTCTATTCCATGGGGGGGATGCGAAGCGAAAAAATCGTCGAAGTTTTGGCGGCGGAACAATCGATCGAGGCGGACCCGGATCAAGTTACCGCGGTGAAAGAGGCCGCCTTTGCTCGGCGAATCCCCAACATCGAAGCTCGTGAAGACATCTGTCAACTTGCTAAAAAGTACCACGGCAGCATCCCCATCTCGGTCGCCAGCGGTGGTGACAAAGAGGGAATCAAGGCACAGCTTCAGCAGATCGATATGCTGAAGTACTTCGAGGTGATCGTCACAGCAGAGGACACGGCAAAGCACAAACCGGAACCCGATGTGTTCCTCAAGACCGCCGAACTTCTCGGGGTTCCAGCCTCGGGATGTCTGGTTTTCGAGGATTCACCGCTGGGGCTTGAAGCCGCTCGGCGAGCCTCGATGGATTGCATCGACGTTCGTGATGGCAGCTTTCACCGAGCCTCGTAG